From Phycisphaerae bacterium:
TCAGCGGGTCGCCGGGCACGATGTGCGTCTCCGTCACACTGAGGACCGGCACCATGTGCGAGCTGCTCGCGGGGGTGGAATTCTTCGTCACAGACCAACGTCAGCCGGCCCGGCAGGTTGTGGCGTCTCGCACCCGTCGCGATACGGTCGAGCAATGGACCAAAGGCGCCAACAATGCGGTGAAGTGGACACGGCTGAGCTGCCGCGACTTCGTTGACAACCCGCTGCGATTGCAACTGTTCACCCTCGCATGCATCCTGGGCAGCTTCTCGCGGCGGCTGGCGCTGCCCAGGGTGTTGAAGCACTGGTTGCTCACCGCGCTGCGTGAGATATTGCTGAAGATCGGTGCCAAGGTTGTCATGCATGCCTGCGGGGTAAATCCCCGGGTGGCCGAGGTGGTTATCCAGAGAAGGCTACTCGCCGCCACCGTGGAACGCGTTCAGGGTCCGTGCCGGTCCGATCTTGCCGTGGTGCCGTCCCGATAAGCCGGCTGGCCCCGCATAGCTGTTAGTCTTCAGCCAAGCCGCGCGACCCCACGCGCTCGGCCGGCGCCAAGGGACCTTTTCGCGCCTGCGTGGGGCTTCGACCGGCCTTGAGGACGAGCCGGACTGACCCTGCGCAGCCTCCAAACCCGTCAGTGCGTCATAAAAACGTGTACGCCGGAGGCCAGGGTGCGGTACGATGGGTCTGCACGGCCCGGCAACGGAGCCGGGCCAAGTCAAGCGGGAAGAGCCGGATTTAAAGCGCCCGACGCTGCCAACCCGGCGGAACGTGGGTCGAGGAGAAGCGCAAATGAACACGCGACGAGCAGCGAAGTGGTGTGTTTCCGCGATCGGTCTGCTGGCTTGGGCAACTGCTGCGCCCACATGGGCGGCGGACCTCGATGGCGATGGTGTGCCGGACGCCTGGGACGCGTGCCCCGAAACCCCAACCGGCATTCCGGTGGACGCGCAGGGCCGTCCCCTGGGTGATGTGGACAAAGACTGCGACGTGGACATGGCCGATTTCGTCCTGCTGCAAGCGAGCATGACCGGTCCGTCGCCCAATCCTGCCGGCATGGTGCTCGTCCCAGGCGGCGAGTTCCTGATGGGCGATTCCTTCCTGGAAGGCGCCCCCGATGAGTACCCCCGCCACGCTGTCCAGGTGGACTCCTTCTACATGGACGCACACGAGGTCACCAACCAGCAGTATGTGGACGCGCTCAACTGGGCACTCCGCCAGGGCAACCTGATCGCGGTCACCAACGGCCTGATCTATCAAGACGGCTCGAGCATCGTTTACGCGGCGACCCAGACCGCGGAAACGGCGAGTTCGGTCGTCTGGAACGGCAGTTCGTTCGCGTGCCTACCCTACCGCGCCACCCATCCCATGGTCATGGTGAGTTGGTACGGCGCCGCGGCGTATGCCAATTGGCGCAGCACCATGCTGCAGCAGCCTCCCGCCTATGACCTCGCGACGTGGTCCTGCAATCTCGCGGCGGGCTACCGGCTGCCCACCGAGGCAGAATGGGAGAAAGCGGCCCGGGGCGGCTTGGTCGGCTACCGCTTCCCATGGGCCGACTCCGACACCATCGAGCACACGCGGGCCAACTACCGCAGCGACGCCGCGTACGCGTACGACACCAGCACGACCCGCGGCTACCACCCGTTGTGGGGCGTGACGGGCAGCAACTGCTGGACCAGCCCGCTTCGCTTCTTCTCCGGCGCTCTGCAGGAGCAGGCGGAGTGGGCGTGGCCGGGATCGCCGGGCAGCTACCAAACGCAGAACGGCGTGAACGGCTACGGCCTGCACGACATGGCCGGTGGCGTGTGGGAATTCTGCAATGACTGGTACGACGCTGCCTGGTACGCCGCCAGCCCATACGCCAACCCCCAAGGTCCGACCACCGGCACGGTGCGGGTGATGCGCGGTACGGGCTGGGGCTGGTACGCCAGCGCGGCCCGCTGTGCAGCCCGGGCCAGCATTGCTCCCGATACGCGCTACGTCGATGCCGGTATACGACTGGTACTGCGCGCTCCTTGAGCGCCCGCGCTACCGCCAGTTCACGATCAATCGTCCATCCCAGAACTTCACGATGAATCAGTGATTGTGCAAACGGCATCGAGCGCGGTCGTTACTACCGTTGGGTCGGGAGCTGCACAAACTAGTCGAGGTCTCCGGAGTCGGCCCAGCCGTCGCCATCAATCTCCACCACGCATCGCACACGCCAGAGCCGCGTGACGGCGTAGGTCGCGACTCCGATCGTTGTCTGGCCGCTTACATCGCAGGGGTTTTCGTCCAGTCCGCGCACGAGTCGACCGTGGGCACGTCCCTGCGGGAGACTGAGCCGGGGTTGCCACACGCCTTCTGGCGGGCGGAGCCGCAGTGCTACCTGTCCAGGAGCAGCCCATCCGGCCGCCGGCGATTTGGCTCGTGCCATCCGAACTGGTTGCCGGCGCGGGTTGGCTGGCGGGGCTCAGGCCCTCGACGTAGATGGCGCGGCCGAGCCACTCGGGCTCGAAGTCGGCGCGGAGCACTTCCTGCCAGCCGCTCAGCGGGTCGCCGAACACGATGTGCGTCTCCGTCACACCGAGGACCGGCACCATGTGCGAGCTGTAGTAGCCCCATTTCAGGGGGACCAGACAGGGGAGCGGCACGCGCTGCAGTTCGTCGTAATCCAGGCGGCGGTACTGCACGCGGACGGGCTGCCCGGCCAGCTTGCGCTCCAGGGCGTAGACCGCGCGCGTGTCGGTCGTGCCGTTGCCGACCTCCGTCAGGCTGAGCTTGGCCATCTCGTTTTCTGTCGCCGGGATGCCATGCGCGGTCAGCAGCGTGACCAGCGAGGCGGCCACGCAGGTGTAGTCCGTCGATTGCCGGCAGATCGCGTCCGCATATTGCGAAGTCGGC
This genomic window contains:
- a CDS encoding SUMF1/EgtB/PvdO family nonheme iron enzyme, translated to MNTRRAAKWCVSAIGLLAWATAAPTWAADLDGDGVPDAWDACPETPTGIPVDAQGRPLGDVDKDCDVDMADFVLLQASMTGPSPNPAGMVLVPGGEFLMGDSFLEGAPDEYPRHAVQVDSFYMDAHEVTNQQYVDALNWALRQGNLIAVTNGLIYQDGSSIVYAATQTAETASSVVWNGSSFACLPYRATHPMVMVSWYGAAAYANWRSTMLQQPPAYDLATWSCNLAAGYRLPTEAEWEKAARGGLVGYRFPWADSDTIEHTRANYRSDAAYAYDTSTTRGYHPLWGVTGSNCWTSPLRFFSGALQEQAEWAWPGSPGSYQTQNGVNGYGLHDMAGGVWEFCNDWYDAAWYAASPYANPQGPTTGTVRVMRGTGWGWYASAARCAARASIAPDTRYVDAGIRLVLRAP
- a CDS encoding transposase; this translates as MCELLAGVEFFVTDQRQPARQVVASRTRRDTVEQWTKGANNAVKWTRLSCRDFVDNPLRLQLFTLACILGSFSRRLALPRVLKHWLLTALREILLKIGAKVVMHACGVNPRVAEVVIQRRLLAATVERVQGPCRSDLAVVPSR